One genomic segment of Ignavibacteriales bacterium includes these proteins:
- a CDS encoding DUF2851 family protein has protein sequence MKSKNPTYNIPERFLKQLWTNQQFSALKLKTTDNQPVQIISTGQSNSDAGPDYMNSVLRINGVMYRGDVEIHQRSNDWLTHGHHKDPKYNSVILHVVFSADPEISSTLTKSKRRIPILSLEKQLNSTLRSIWGKMILDERSERLRTLKCYEKNIDVEESLIRKFLNKLSIERMELKVRRFEERIKELINEDRFQIKEPPPNYGDVPFGLNPDELPSPAQKYSAGDYRNIKYWDQMLYEGVMEALGYSKNQESFLRLARNVRLKFINDIFINSCPEHHEVIIQSILIGAADLLPVPKKDMDLESKNYIRLLRTIRKKYNLNIKNKSLRSSDWQFFRLRPDNFPTVRIAAAARLLNTIIQKGLFKPVIQTIKNNETDEKDKYRIIQTMFVVCADRFWKTHYRFGEIAGKEIMTLIGKNRADDIMLNAVVPVLMLYARIFKDKDVRHGAIKLLELSPASAGNTITKTIDQQIVRGKLKLDSAMLQQGAIQLYKFYCMEGRCGDCLIGNCIQNLN, from the coding sequence ATGAAATCAAAAAATCCAACTTACAATATTCCGGAACGGTTTCTGAAACAGCTCTGGACGAATCAACAATTTTCGGCGTTGAAATTAAAAACCACCGATAACCAACCTGTTCAAATTATTTCAACCGGTCAATCAAACAGCGATGCCGGCCCCGATTATATGAACTCTGTTCTACGCATAAACGGTGTAATGTATCGGGGTGATGTCGAAATTCATCAACGAAGCAATGATTGGTTAACGCACGGTCATCACAAAGATCCGAAGTACAACTCGGTTATTTTGCATGTAGTCTTCAGCGCCGATCCTGAAATATCATCAACGTTAACAAAAAGTAAAAGACGAATTCCAATTTTGTCATTGGAAAAGCAATTAAATTCCACGTTGCGTTCCATCTGGGGGAAAATGATTCTCGATGAAAGGTCTGAACGCTTGCGGACTTTAAAATGCTATGAGAAGAATATAGACGTGGAAGAATCATTGATAAGAAAGTTTCTCAATAAGTTAAGCATCGAGCGAATGGAGTTGAAGGTTAGGCGTTTTGAAGAACGGATTAAAGAACTCATAAATGAAGATCGTTTTCAGATCAAAGAACCCCCACCAAATTATGGAGATGTTCCGTTCGGTCTTAATCCGGATGAGCTTCCGTCACCGGCCCAGAAATATTCAGCCGGTGATTACCGGAATATTAAATACTGGGATCAGATGCTTTATGAAGGAGTGATGGAAGCACTCGGTTATTCAAAAAACCAAGAGTCGTTTCTTCGTCTGGCGCGAAATGTCAGATTAAAATTCATCAACGATATCTTTATCAACTCATGCCCTGAACATCATGAGGTTATTATTCAATCGATACTTATCGGAGCGGCAGATTTGCTTCCCGTTCCGAAAAAAGATATGGACTTGGAAAGTAAAAATTATATTCGGTTGCTGAGGACGATCCGGAAAAAATATAATTTAAATATTAAAAATAAATCTTTGAGAAGTTCAGATTGGCAGTTCTTCAGGTTGCGCCCCGATAATTTCCCAACGGTGCGAATCGCGGCAGCGGCTCGGCTGCTCAATACAATTATTCAGAAGGGTTTATTCAAACCGGTTATTCAAACAATAAAAAACAATGAGACTGATGAAAAGGATAAATATCGAATAATTCAAACAATGTTTGTTGTGTGTGCAGATCGGTTTTGGAAAACGCACTACAGATTTGGAGAAATAGCCGGTAAAGAAATTATGACACTCATCGGTAAAAACCGGGCAGACGATATAATGCTGAATGCTGTCGTTCCGGTATTGATGCTTTACGCAAGGATATTTAAAGATAAAGATGTACGCCATGGGGCAATCAAACTTTTAGAATTATCTCCCGCATCTGCGGGGAACACGATAACTAAAACGATTGATCAACAGATTGTCAGAGGGAAACTTAAGCTAGATTCCGCGATGTTACAGCAGGGCGCGATCCAACTTTATAAATTCTATTGCATGGAAGGAAGATGCGGCGATTGTTTGATCGGCAATTGCATTCAGAATTTAAATTAG
- the pyrF gene encoding orotidine-5'-phosphate decarboxylase produces the protein MRFLEKLKFIQNKNKSLLCIGLDTDVSKIPTLLQSTNNPQLEFNRHIIEATSDFACAYKLNLAFYESAGERGYETIHKTLELIPKEIITIADGKRGDIGNTAEQYAKIIFDDWKFDSATVNPYMGKDSIEPFIKDENHCAFILAITSNPGSHDFQYLDVNGRPLYEHVVAKATGWNVKKNIGLVAGATHPDELKRIREMIPEMPLLIPGIGAQKGDMEATIRNGCDKNGLLALINVSRGIIFASSDDNFAVKAREEAIKIKKEINLIREKYFG, from the coding sequence ATGAGATTTCTGGAGAAATTAAAGTTTATTCAAAATAAAAATAAATCTTTACTCTGTATCGGACTCGATACAGATGTCTCTAAAATTCCGACATTACTCCAAAGCACCAACAATCCACAACTTGAGTTTAATAGGCATATAATTGAAGCCACGTCCGATTTTGCGTGTGCTTATAAACTTAATCTTGCATTCTATGAATCTGCCGGTGAGCGTGGGTATGAGACAATACATAAAACTTTGGAGTTAATTCCAAAGGAAATTATCACAATCGCGGATGGTAAGCGTGGAGATATTGGGAATACTGCCGAGCAATATGCGAAAATTATTTTTGATGATTGGAAATTCGATTCTGCCACAGTGAATCCTTACATGGGAAAGGATTCGATCGAACCGTTCATAAAAGATGAAAACCACTGCGCGTTCATTCTCGCTATAACATCCAATCCCGGTTCGCACGATTTTCAATATTTAGATGTGAACGGCAGACCGCTATACGAGCACGTGGTCGCGAAAGCCACCGGCTGGAATGTAAAGAAAAATATCGGCCTTGTGGCGGGCGCCACTCACCCGGACGAATTAAAACGTATTCGCGAAATGATTCCGGAAATGCCGTTGTTAATTCCCGGCATCGGTGCGCAAAAAGGTGACATGGAAGCGACAATACGTAATGGTTGTGATAAAAATGGTTTACTGGCGCTTATCAACGTTAGTCGTGGAATCATCTTCGCTTCAAGCGATGATAACTTTGCTGTAAAGGCACGTGAAGAAGCAATTAAAATTAAAAAAGAAATTAATTTAATCAGGGAAAAATATTTCGGATAA